The following are from one region of the Falco biarmicus isolate bFalBia1 chromosome 1, bFalBia1.pri, whole genome shotgun sequence genome:
- the POMK gene encoding protein O-mannose kinase encodes MEKKPRFSRREFPPREVSPVSLALLFAAILLLNALLYLYLSTFDGASGRSETDPGLCPSGYFRLGAVKNCSPWLSCEAINREVRKLKCVGEGAVKKVFLSEWKENKVVLSELTNSDLKEDFLHGLKMLKALQSKHVVRLLGYCEQQFTILTEYHPLGSLRGLNETLHIPKYKGMNTWHRRLMLAIDYVSVIQYLHSSPLGTLVMCDSNDLDKVLSQYLLTSDFHILVNDLDALPVVNRSAGKLVKCGHRELRGEFVAPEQHWPYGEEVPFKDDLMPPYDEKTDIWKIPDVSNFFLGHVEGSDVVRLHLFDIHAACKKQDPAERPSAQEVLDTYRKVLTLLIREAAMPSTREML; translated from the exons ATGGAGAAGAAGCCGCGCTTCTCTCGAAGGGAGTTTCCTCCCAGGGAGGTGTCGCCAGTCTCGTTGGCATTACTGTTTGCGGCCATCCTGCTGCTCAATGCCCTGCTCTACCTGTACCTCAGCACGTTCGACGGCGCTTCGGGACGCAGCGAAACAGACCCCGGCCTCTGCCCGTCTGGGTACTTCAGGCTGGGAGCGGTGAAGAACTGTTCCCCGTGGCTCTCCTGCGAAGCCATCAATAGGGAAGTCAGGAAACTCAAGTGTGTTGGTGAAGGTGCTGTGAAAAAG GTCTTCCTTTCTgagtggaaggaaaacaaagtggtCCTTTCAGAGCTCACCAACTCAGACCTGAAGGAGGACTTTCTCCATGGACTGAAGATGCTGAAAGCACTTCAAAGCAAGCACGTTGTCCGGCTGCTTGGCTACTGTGAGCAGCAGTTCACAATCCTCACTGAGTACCATCCTCTAGGCTCCCTGAGGGGCCTGAATGAAACTCTCCACATCCCCAAGTACAAGGGCATGAACACCTGGCATCGCAGGTTGATGCTTGCTATAGACTATGTGAGTGTCATTCAGTACCTGCACAGCAGCCCTCTGGGCACCTTAGTGATGTGTGACTCAAATGACCTGGACAAGGTCCTCTCTCAGTATCTCCTAACAAGTGACTTTCACATCCTGGTGAATGATTTGGACGCTTTGCCTGTTGTGAACAGGAGTGCTGGCAAGCTGGTGAAGTGTGGTCATCGGGAGCTCCGGGGTGAGTTTGTAGCTCCTGAACAGCATTGGCCCTATGGAGAAGAAGTGCCATTCAAGGATGACCTCATGCCTCCGTATGATGAGAAAACAGACATCTGGAAAATCCCAGATGTCTCAAATTTTTTCTTGGGCCATGTTGAAGGAAGTGACGTTGTGCGACTGCATTTGTTTGACATCCATGCAGCATGTAAGAAGCAGGACCCAGCCGAAAGGCCTTCTGCCCAAGAGGTCTTAGACACCTACAGGAAGGTTTTAACTCTGCTTATTCGGGAGGCAGCCATGCCTAGTACTAGGGAAATGTTATAG
- the HGSNAT gene encoding heparan-alpha-glucosaminide N-acetyltransferase, translating into MAAAAGLVAAVAAALGALLMAPGVTQPHGEGSAAGRGPGPLGAAAAERHPAGRMDQALLLVRNELAAQGLRLAALSGACHQCLYQFLAFVPPSNGSLREPGTAAVMVDTQHPLTLLLNGSVGDRELCKIQYNFGEFGNYSLVVKTLSTSLNTSTETVSCDLVINEGPINSYLPILFAFLVYMGILAILIVGRLFMKIDPVRNWVYKKLNPRETDRLINSELGSPNTTDSINSDPTPRFWSTASRQRLRSLDTFRGLSLIIMVFVNYGGGKYWFFKHESWNGLTVADLVFPWFVFIMGTSVSLSLSSMLRLGSSKRKVLGKILWRSFLLILLGIIVVNPNYCLGPLSWDNLRIPGVLQRLGFTYLVVAALELLFTRAGAENGTLELPCPALQDILPYWPQWIFILMLEVIWLCLTFLLPVPGCPRGYLGPGGIGDFGRYPNCTGGAAGYIDRLLLGEKHMYQHPSSSVIYQTTVPYDPEGILGTINSIFMAFLGLQAGKVILFYKDQHKQIMSRFIIWSIVMGIISAALTKCSKEEGFIPINKNLWSVSYVTTMSCFAFILLLLMYYLVDVKRLWSGAPFFYPGMNSILVYVGHEVFENYFPFKWKMQDSQSHAEHLTQNLTATTLWVIISYLLYRRRIFWKI; encoded by the exons AtggcggcagcggcggggctgGTGGCGGCcgtggcggcggcgctgggcgCCCTGCTGATGGCGCCCGGTGTCACCCAGCCGCACGGGGAGGGctcggcggcggggcgcgggcccGGGCCCctcggggcggcggcggcggagcggcaCCCCGCGGGGCGGATGGACCAGGCCCTGCTGCTCGTCCGCAACGAGCTGGCGGCGCAGGGCCTGCGCCTCGCCGCCCTCTCCGGCGCCTGCCACCAG TGCTTGTATCAGTTCCTGGCATTTGTCCCACCAAGCAACGGGAGCCTGAGAGAACCGGGCACGGCGGCGGTGATGGTCGATACCCAGCATCCGCTCACCCTGCTGCTCAACGGCTCTGTGGGTGACAGAGAGCTCTGCAA GATTCAGTATAATTTTGGAGAGTTTGGCAATTATTCCCTTGTGGTAAAGACTCTAAGTACAAGCCTAAATACAAGCACCGAAACCGTTTCTTGTGACCTAGTCATCAATGAAGGCCCTATCAACAGCTACCTCC CTattctctttgctttcctggtTTACATGGGAATCCTTGCTATCCTGATTGTCGGGCGCCTTTTTATGAA AATTGATCCAGTCAGAAACTGGGTTTACAAGAAACTGAACCCCAGAGAAACTGATCGTCTGATTAATTCT GAGCTTGGGTCCCCGAACACAACAGACTCCATTAACAGTGATCCCACCCCGCGTTTTTGGAGTACAGCCTCTCGGCAGCGGCTGCGTTCCCTGGACACGTTCCGAGG GCTGTCTCTTATAATTATGGTGTTTGTTAACTATGGAGGAGGAAAATACTGGTTCTTCAAACATGAGAGTTGGAATG GATTAACAGTGGCAGATCTGGTGTTCCCATG GTTTGTGTTCATCATGGGGACATCAGTATCATTGTCACTGAGCTCCATGCTGAGGTTGGGAAGTTCCAAGCGGAAGGTGCTCGGGAAAATCCTCTGGAGGAGTTTTCTGCTAATCTTGCTGGGAATCATAGTTGTGAATCCCAATTACTGCCTTGGACCAT TGTCCTGGGATAATCTGCGTATTCCTGGGGTGCTCCAGAGGCTGGGATTCACGTACCTGGTGGTTGCTGCTCTTGAGCTCCTGTTTACCAGAGCTGGGGCTGAGAATGGGACCTTG GAGTTGCCAtgtcctgctctgcaggatATTCTCCCCTACTGGCCACAGTGGATTTTCATTCTGATGTTAGAAGTGATTTGGCTCTGCCTGACCTTTCTGTTACCAGTGCCAGGTTGTCCCAG GGGCTATCTTGGTCCTGGGGGCATTGGAGACTTTGGACGCTATCCCAACTGCACCGGAGGAGCAGCTGGTTACATTGATCGTTTGCTTCTTGGAGAAAAGCATATGTATCAGCATCCCTCTTCAAGC GTGATTTACCAAACAACGGTGCCATATGATCCTGAAGGGATCCTGGGGACcataaatagcatttttatgGCATTTCTGGGACTGCAG GCAGGAAAAGTGATCTTGTTCTACAAAGACCAGCACAAACAAATTATGAGTCGGTTCATCATATGGAGCATAGTAATG GGAATTATTTCTGCTGCcttgacaaaatgttctaaagaAGAAGGGTTTATTCCCATAAACAAGAACTTATG GTCAGTATCGTATGTGACAACCATGAGCTGCTTTGCCTTCATCCTCTTACTGCTGATGTATTACCTTGTGGATGTCAAGAGACTGTGGTCAGGTGCTCCATTTTTCTACCCAG GAATGAACTCAATCCTGGTCTACGTTGGACACGAAGTGTTCGAAAACTATTTCCCTTTTAAGTGGAAGATGCAAGACAGTCAATCCCATGCAGAGCATCTGACTCAAAATCTCACTGCAACAACTCTTTGGGTCATAATATCGTACTTACTTTACAGGAGAAGGATATTCTGGAAAATCTAA